One Sulfuriferula thiophila DNA window includes the following coding sequences:
- the mlaD gene encoding outer membrane lipid asymmetry maintenance protein MlaD, with product MERATLDFWVGLFVVAGLAALLALALKVGNMSSFGTSHSYSVQADFSNIGGLKIRAPVKSAGVVVGRVSDIRFDNQTFEATVTMKLDNKYNFPKDTSAAIMTSGLLGEQYLALEPGGDMKNLVAGDKIKITQSAVVLESLISQFLYNKASDAPTADSAQVAAPNSGVHP from the coding sequence ATGGAAAGAGCTACACTGGATTTTTGGGTAGGGTTATTCGTAGTTGCTGGTTTGGCTGCGCTGCTTGCTCTGGCATTGAAAGTTGGCAATATGAGCAGCTTCGGGACTAGTCATAGCTACAGTGTCCAAGCTGACTTCAGTAATATCGGCGGTTTGAAAATTCGTGCACCTGTAAAAAGCGCAGGCGTTGTGGTCGGCCGTGTCAGTGACATTCGTTTTGACAACCAGACCTTTGAAGCCACTGTGACGATGAAGCTAGATAATAAATACAATTTCCCTAAAGATACCTCTGCGGCGATTATGACGTCCGGCTTACTGGGAGAGCAATATCTTGCCCTTGAGCCGGGCGGTGATATGAAAAATCTTGTTGCAGGCGATAAAATAAAAATTACACAGTCAGCGGTCGTGTTAGAGAGTTTAATCAGTCAATTTCTATATAATAAAGCATCTGATGCGCCTACAGCTGATTCAGCTCAGGTTGCAGCACCTAATTCAGGAGTCCATCCATGA